GCCGTCAGTTCCGGCTTTTGTCTCGGCTCCGCCAACTGGGTGCTGCGCTCTGCTCACGAGAAAGTCGCGTATGTGAGTGGATCCAGCACGCTGACGACGCACCCGCGGCCAATCAACCAGGCAGCGCTGCGCGGTGCAGACTTGCTTATCTTAGCAGCGCTGACGCAAACGCCAGCACACAACCCGGACCACATGCTGGGCGACTTGTGCGTGCACGCTACGGTAACGTTGCGCGGCGGCGGCTCAGTACTATGTCCAGTGTATCCGAGCGGCGTGTTGTACGACTTGCTGGAGTGTCTATCGGCCCACTTAGAAGGTGCAGGTCTTGCGCACGTGCCGCTGTACGTGGTGTCGCCGGTGGCGGACTCGTCGCTGGCGTACAGCAACATCCTGGCGGAATGGGTGTCGGCGACCAAGCAGGCGCGCGTGTACGTGCCGGAGGAGCCGTTCCCGCACGCGGCGCTGGTGCGCTCGTCGCGGCTGCGGCACGCACGCGCTCTGCACGACGACGCGCTCAGTGACTTCCGACAACCTTGCGTACTGTTCTGCGGACACCCCAGCCTGCGCTTCGGTGCCGCCGTGCACATGGTGGAGCTCTGGGCCTCCAACCCGCTGCACGCCATTATCTTCACTGGTAAAATCTTGTTTATAATACCCTCACTACCTATTCTATTTCTTAATGCTTATTAATTCAAAACTTCATAATACCGCCCTGGTTGTTTTCTggaattgaattataaaaacgaGAGTAACATAAATTAGTAGCttaatgcaattatttatttgaaagtagtgtaaaaattttgataattaagaaatctaataggggaccggacaaattttcagaaggtgttttaaattgatcattgtggatataaatagccaagaaaaatagtattttgcacaaataaagcttaaaaagtacataaaaccatgcctaaatgttaaatagctataattcccgcgcaaacgctacattatgtcatttcgtctcgtgtgacgtcatacgtggataaagcaacttgacaagtcttgtcatttgaacagtgattcaataatgccagattagggttatttaccctagatttagggtaaaactgaatcagcagggtatttttttttatggtaatttttggggtaattctacgagttaaggtattaaagctattgtttcacggtattgtaataaatattgagcttagagaaagatgtttcctacaaaaattgtaggccatgaaacaattataatttttattcaatacaatattagTGTACAGCTAGTtcttcctaataaaatgagatacttaaattaataattattgaagtggaagtgaagaaagaagtggcgtctgcatagataaggatatagaaaaaaaagtaccgaattatttatgattggtttaagggtaaaattttaaattccaaataatcctggggtaaagagaaattatgatctggcaacactgcatagactctcaggcaatctcaggttactgtgtaacaaccagaattctatataaataaatattctattccatatcatgtggcagctaaaacataaataaatacatctcataaccataacctccctgggtgtacaaatgatttaattaattgaaattttcatcgatttattttaaaccgaaacactatttttttatttacttacatcaaagtgatcctcacagaactaaatcggtgagtctgcagacattccgtcgtaggttcgtcttgctaactgcaaccactttattcgtatatctgcttttcgtggtacatcaataaataatttgtttggtaaagatatagaagtattattacattcaggtacgacgcaccaacgatattttttgcggtccattatgattaacgattaaacaatctgtaaacgttaagctggaagatagtaacaacgtcccgtataaattaatattaattattagagcagttctgtgccaaaaaacatctttaagcattaaaataacacaacgcggtatgacatccagatgacgtctgtttgtttacattttacccacgtgtgacgtcatgcgccgtgattggtgtttcatttgccgtaaagaatagactaaaaatattataattattgtattttatttattgatttaaaaatacaaatcacaactctttacaaaaacaaatatgagataatatttttaatattacaaactttactttaaactgaatttcagattttttggtaatacctgtccggtcccctattgttttttttatcgttcGCCAGAGCCCGACTTCCCGCACACGGAGGCGTTGGCGCCGTTCCAGCCGATAGCCATGAAGGCATTCCACTGCCCGATCGACACGTCGTTGAACTACTCACAGGCCAACAAGCTGGTACGCGAACTGAGGCCGCGTGAACTCGCGCTGCCCGACCAAtacgcgccgcccgcgcccgcttCCTCCTCCGCGCCGCCTCCCAGGTGCCTCCATTATAGTCATcgataatttactttaaatttacctatataAAAACACGATACCTCTTTATtactattacaatttttattttagttgttaatAACTAATTACATAGCAACATTAACTTCGTCCCACCAACGTGGCGTGAAAATTCTGGTTAACAAAGTGACACGCTCTATCCAAGCTCACTAAGGTCCACCTTTACTGACTGCTGGACTGTACATTTTTTTCACAGAGAGACAAGTCGACCGCACATTTCTGCGGACGTGCCCACGCtggtggtgcggcgcggcgcggctcTGCGCGCGGGCACGAGGCGAGTCGCAGCGCGCGCCACACTCAGCGGCTCGCTGGCGGCACGTGTCGCTGCTCGCGAGCTGCGCGCCGGTGTGCGCGGCGCTCCGTTACGCGCCTCCCTCAGTCTGCGCGACAGTCGCCTGGAGCTGCACTCTCCCCCGCCCGGCGCACCGGgtgctgcgcccgcgccgccgccgcgtctGCAGTGCGCGCCGCCCGATGTGGATGCGCTGGAGCGCGAGCTGGTGCGCGCGGGAGCGACAGACGCCCGCGTGGAGCGCGGCGCGGACGGCTGCATCCTGCACCTGCCGCGCCACGACACGCTCGTGCACGTGGACCGGCTCGCCACGCACGTGTTCTGCGAGGGCGGCGCCGACGTGAGACAGGCGCTGCGCCGCGCGCTACACGCATGCGTGCCACATCTCTAGCGCGCCTCCCACAcacttttgtattaataagtaCTAATAAATGACTATTACTATgtaaatgtg
This portion of the Manduca sexta isolate Smith_Timp_Sample1 unplaced genomic scaffold, JHU_Msex_v1.0 HiC_scaffold_1656, whole genome shotgun sequence genome encodes:
- the LOC115450556 gene encoding LOW QUALITY PROTEIN: integrator complex subunit 9 (The sequence of the model RefSeq protein was modified relative to this genomic sequence to represent the inferred CDS: deleted 1 base in 1 codon), whose product is MKLYCLSSDASKPCFVLSFKELLIMLDCGLSAHSVLNFLPLPPVPSTRLASLPNYTPPHHNDPLLEGELKECCGRVFVDSIPEFCPPLDKVVDFSQLDVILISNYTCMLALPFITEETGFKGQVYATEPTLQIGRFYLEELSEWVSASGEDSGAAKRWKKAVHVLPPPLADAVRPRAWRRLLAPQHIARALSRVRVVGYDERVDIYGALDATAVSSGFCLGSANWVLRSAHEKVAYVSGSSTLTTHPRPINQAALRGADLLILAALTQTPAHNPDHMLGDLCVHATVTLRGGGSVLCPVYPSGVLYDLLECLSAHLEGAGLAHVPLYVVSPVADSSLAYSNILAEWVSATKQARVYVPEEPFPHAALVRSSRLRHARALHDDALSDFRQPCVLFCGHPSLRFGAAVHMVELWASNPLHAIIFTEPDFPHTEALAPFQPIAMKAFHCPIDTSLNYSQANKLVRELRPRELALPDQYAPPAPASSSAPPPRETSRPHISADVPTLVVRRGAALRAGTRRVAARATLSGSLAARVAARELRAGVRGAPLRASLSLRDSRLELHSPPPGAPGAAPAPPPRLQCAPPDVDALERELVRAGATDARVERGADGCILHLPRHDTLVHVDRLATHVFCEGGADVRQALRRALHACVPHL